The Toxorhynchites rutilus septentrionalis strain SRP chromosome 1, ASM2978413v1, whole genome shotgun sequence genome contains the following window.
aaatgtaggttttggccaatgtttttatttgacccttttttaatttttgtcattttcccgAAAACggataaaataatttttgaagattggggtttctgtaacgccaattatcaaaattacaccaatggcttttgttaaaaaaatcatttttacagcttggttgtTAATGGGTTAAGATAGAACCAGTGTATTTAGTCGTTCGTTGGTGGTGGTTATGTGGTGCGACAGCAAAGAAGCTGTTGCATTGGCACACGTGCTGGTAACCCACGAAACAGGAATCTTCCCATAATCGCAGTCAATTTAGCAGTCTGTATGTTTGTTTTGGGGTGGTATTATAGACGCGACGTACCACACTTTCGATGTGATGAACGTATTCAGAGCAGTATTATCTTCTGCTCCAATTTCAGAGATCGCATACTATGTAACCACATAATTTGGGCGATTCTAGACAGTAATTTGTTCCTGTTGTGCTTTGCCATCAGCCGCActgaattggaaaaaataatgcTCAGCATctttcttctccttcttctttttggctttaagagggtttaaactattcagttcattcgcctctactcaGCATCTTTACATCCTATACGGTTTGTAGTCCTGGTATCGTCAGTGGCTCTACATTGCTGAACCCGATGATCACTGTTTTCTGTCTGTTTAATTTAGCCCCTGCCGTGATCTCGAAATCGTCGAATAATTCAAAAATACGATTGATGGTTGGTGTTGAAGTTACAATCGCCGTAATATCATCGGCGTACGACGCAAATATCTCCACCACATATACGCTCCAAACGTGTAAGCAGTAGATGTATGTAGATCACATCGATAGCGGATCACCCTGACGAACAGACCGTTCTATCCGGATCGGTTGTGACAAGCGCCCATTCAAGAGTAGTCTCGATGAGAGGCAGCTTCCACTCTTGAGATCCAATAACGAAGCTTGGATTTATTTCCAGAGAGAGTAGGGTTCGATGCAGGAACCTATGGGAGACACGATCGAAAGCATGTTTCAAATCGAAAGAGATCATCTTTCCCTTCTGTTTCGTCGCAATCATGTGGGCCACACAATGACCGTTTTCTGTTTGTAATTAATGTTATCTTGTAATGTATTTCTATATGTTATTTTAGTAGATATGGGATCTTTTCCTATTACTTGACAGAATATTTCAcgtaaaaattgaaataatttcctCTATTTTCCGTTTCATAAATTTAGTACGTCAGTTAGAACAGGCCCGTGCAACTGGAAATTTTGGCGATGGCAGTGATCTCGGTTTGGGCATGAATGACAGTTCGCGGGAGTCCGATAGTTCCGATGTCGACGATGAAGCGAGCAACAATGGGGTTGGGAATATTCATCggaacaaaaaaatgaaaaccaacTCCAGTTATTGAACGAATGTTTTCGAAAGCGTTATCATGATTAAACCTACAATGAGGAATGTTCGGATAGTGTATACACGATTGAATAAACAATCTACAGGCTAGTTGTTTGGAAAGAAGATTGTTTCTACAAACAGATACCACATTTTTGTTGCCAATGCCTGTCATGTAAATGAAGAATCTAGTGTTATGAATTTATTCGAGATAATGATTGTGTACAAAGTAGTTTTTTCTCTACCatttgatttgttttcgagTTTTTGTTCTCATTGTGTTTTCACATTGTCACCTGAAACGGGAGCATTCAATGATATCTAGACAGTAGAAGGAAACAGGTGAGAAAATGTTAGAAATATAGATTTACATTTTTATACCTTTGATGAATCATATCTACTCTCTTTTGGTTTGCATTTGAATAGAAGGGAAAGAACAATCATGATTATGTAATTATGttacattattttcaatttctctTGCACCGCCTTAAACAGCTCGATAGTATTATAGCTCACAATAGCATTTCTATGGCATAACAGGCAAATCTGCTGAGGAAAGCCGTCATTCGGTTTTATCTGGAATTTTAGATGAAGCTTCTCTTAATGAGGTCGGGCATTTATGGTAttatggagaatggagaatttTTATATAATCATTTATGTACATATACAGGTTTTCTATCGATTTTAACCAAATGAAATGATAACGTAAACGGAGAATGAGAACAGTCTATAATATTTAGtctgaaaatgaataaatattaaGTTATTGCACCATCATACGATGAGATgggttttttattattattaggggtttgaaagaaaaacaaTCAGTAAAAGCTTTTGCTAAAAAGACTAGCTTTGAGAAACTATTTTACGAATGATTCTTTTTTATTGCATATTATATTGCTTACCATATCTGGCAGTATCTTATATAGTATGTATGAAATCTCGCTTCCTTCTTGGAAAATAGGAATGAAGGGTTCATTCTCTTCCACCGAAAGGCACAATCGACAGTTAATTGGTTCAACGTGTTCATTGTGATCAAGAGTTTCTCGTGCTGATAGATTTCCTAGCGTTGAGTTATTTTCGTCATTTTCAGACTCATGTTTGGTCACTTCTGGAATGATCTCTGTGTGCGCGATTTGGTTGGACTCGGTAATAATAAAATCGTCTACTGTCCCCAGTAGTACTGGCTCTACGAGTCCCATTGCTATATCACAGTCCGCCAGCCTTTCAATGCCATTTATATCCTGAGGTAAACAATCAGAATTGTAATCAAGTTGTTCTTCAATTGTTTGGCTACAACGTTCTTCCTTCAGTAGATTGGATACACATTCCTCGAAGTTATTATGAAATATTGTTGGTATAGGAACCACAACCGGTCGTGATTTCTTTTTCAGTTTTCTGTTATTCGGTGGATCTTCAAAACACTCGTTGGCAAAATGTTCCGAGCAGAGGAAGTATTTTATAATATTGTTCAAACTCTTCTGTAGTAAATCCTCACGGCCAGCTGCCTTAGCCCAAGCTGTTGCACTGAAATGGGAAATATGAGCGAGGCGATCGGTATTATGGGGAAATTTCATACAATTCCAAACTCTTTGGAAATCCAAAATATTCCACGGATCGATTTGTCGCTACAGAGTTGTAGCAGGAAGCTGCACAACATCTTTTTGACATTGCACTAAAGATTTAAGAATATATTAGgaattgaataaaatcaatCATAAACCATACAGCAGTTGTGAAACATTTGTTTGCAAACAAAAATAATCCAGCGGCACATGAGCaaggtgtgtatatatatactaaaggtgtgaccgtgtcgtcaataaatGCGCGAGGGGAAATAGTATAAATATatctagagcaacatgtcaaaagggtctatcttccTTGATCGAGTatcttcatctacattctctttcaaGAATATGATAAGGTGTGTGAAATGTAACCTcgtttgtaaaattgcatggcaaaactggagcaaaatctgtctggaaggccgtggttatcgaaagagaatgtcgatgaagagaatcgatc
Protein-coding sequences here:
- the LOC129771631 gene encoding uncharacterized protein LOC129771631; translation: MSKRCCAASCYNSVATNRSVEYFGFPKSLEFATAWAKAAGREDLLQKSLNNIIKYFLCSEHFANECFEDPPNNRKLKKKSRPVVVPIPTIFHNNFEECVSNLLKEERCSQTIEEQLDYNSDCLPQDINGIERLADCDIAMGLVEPVLLGTVDDFIITESNQIAHTEIIPEVTKHESENDENNSTLGNLSARETLDHNEHVEPINCRLCLSVEENEPFIPIFQEGSEISYILYKILPDMIKPNDGFPQQICLLCHRNAIVSYNTIELFKAVQEKLKIM